A stretch of Vigna angularis cultivar LongXiaoDou No.4 chromosome 4, ASM1680809v1, whole genome shotgun sequence DNA encodes these proteins:
- the LOC108343064 gene encoding monosaccharide-sensing protein 2, translated as MKGAVLVAIAASIGNFLQGWDNATIAGAIVYIKKDLALQTTMEGLVVAMSLIGATVITTCSGPVSDWLGRRPMLIISSVLYFFGGLVMLWSPNVYVLCLARLLDGFGIGLAVTLVPVYISETAPSEIRGSLNTLPQFSGSGGMFLSYCMVFGMSLTPSPSWRLMLGVLSIPSLLYFALTIFFLPESPRWLVSKGRMMEAKKVLQRLRGREDVSGEMALLVEGLGIGGDTSIEEYIIGPAEEVADGRELGTDKDKIRLYGSQAGLSWLAKPVTGQSSIGLASRHGSIINQSMPLMDPMVTLFGSIHEKLPEAGTGSMRSTLFPNFGSMFSTAEPHVKNEQWDEESLQREGEDYMSDAAGGDSDDNLQSPLISRQTTSLEKDMPPPPSHGSILSSMRRHSSLMQGSAEQVGSTGIGGGWQLAWKWTEKVEEGKKQGEFKRIYLHEEGVSASRRGSVVSIPGEDEFVQAAALVSQPALYSKELIDGHPVGPAMVHPSETASKGPSWKALLEPGVKHALIVGVGIQILQQFSGINGVLYYTPQILEEAGVEVLLSDVGIGSESASFLISAFTTFLMLPCIGLAMKLMDVSGRRQLLLTTIPVLIVSLIILVIGSLVNFGNVAHAAISTICVVVYFCCFVMGYGPIPNILCSEIFPTRVRGLCIAICALVFWIGDIIITYSLPVMLSSLGLAGVFAIYAVVCFISWIFVFLKVPETKGMPLEVISEFFSVGARQAAAAKNE; from the exons ATGAAGGGTGCTGTTCTCGTCGCTATTGCCGCTTCCATCGGTAATTTTCTCCAGGGATGGGATAATGCAACCATCGCCG GGGCTATTGTTTATATTAAGAAAGACCTTGCGCTGCAAACAACTATGGAAGGGCTTGTGGTGGCCATGTCTTTGATTGGAGCCACGGTAATCACCACGTGCTCTGGTCCTGTATCGGATTGGCTTGGTCGGCGACCCATGTTGATAATCTCCTCTGTGCTCTATTTCTTTGGTGGTTTGGTGATGCTTTGGTCCCCGAATGTGTATGTGTTGTGCTTGGCCAGGTTACTTGATGGATTTGGGATTGGCCTTGCTGTGACTCTTGTTCCGGTCTATATATCTGAAACGGCACCCTCTGAAATAAGGGGATCTTTGAATACGCTTCCTCAGTTCAGTGGTTCTGGAGGCATGTTTTTGTCGTACTGTATGGTCTTTGGCATGTCGTTGACTCCCTCGCCTAGCTGGAGGCTCATGCTTGGGGTTCTGTCTATTCCTTCGCTCCTCTATTTTGCACTGACAATTTTTTTCTTGCCTGAGTCTCCTCGGTGGCTGGTCAGCAAAGGAAGGATGATGGAGGCCAAAAAGGTGCTCCAAAGATTGCGCGGAAGGGAGGACGTGTCAG GCGAGATGGCATTGCTGGTTGAAGGTCTCGGGATTGGGGGTGATACATCTATAGAAGAGTACATAATTGGCCCTGCTGAAGAGGTGGCTGATGGTCGGGAGCTAGGAacagataaagataaaattcgATTATATGGATCCCAAGCAGGTCTCTCTTGGTTAGCAAAACCTGTCACTGGACAGAGTTCTATTGGCCTTGCATCACGCCATGGAAGCATCATCAACCAAAGCATGCCCCTCATGGATCCTATGGTGACATTGTTCGGTAGCATTCATGAGAAGCTCCCTGAGGCGGGAACTGGAAGCATGCGAAGCACTTTGTTTCCAAATTTTGGAAGCATGTTCAGCACTGCTGAGCCGCATGTTAAAAATGAACAGTGGGATGAAGAGAGCTTACAAAGGGAAGGTGAGGACTACATGTCAGATGCAGCTGGTGGGGACTCTGACGATAATTTGCAAAGTCCTTTAATCTCACGTCAAACAACAAGCCTTGAAAAAGACATGCCTCCTCCTCCTTCCCATGGCAGTATCCTGAGCAGCATGAGGCGTCACAGCAGTCTTATGCAAGGATCAGCTGAGCAAGTTGGTAGTACAGGCATTGGTGGCGGCTGGCAGCTGGCATGGAAATGGACTGAAAAAGTGGAGGAGGGAAAAAAGCAAGGAGAGTTTAAAAGGATTTATTTACATGAGGAGGGAGTTTCTGCCTCTCGTCGTGGATCCGTTGTTTCAATTCCTGGTGAAGATGAATTTGTCCAGGCTGCTGCCTTGGTTAGCCAACCTGCTCTTTACTCCAAGGAGCTTATCGATGGACATCCAGTTGGTCCTGCTATGGTTCACCCATCTGAGACTGCTTCAAAGGGGCCAAGTTGGAAAGCTCTTCTTGAACCTGGGGTTAAGCATGCATTGATTGTTGGAGTTGGAATACAAATACTTCAGCAG TTTTCAGGGATAAACGGGGTTCTATATTACACACCTCAAATCCTCGAAGAGGCCGGTGTTGAAGTTCTTCTTTCAGATGTAGGCATTGGCTCAGAGTCTGCATCATTTCTTATCAGTGCTTTCACAACCTTCTTGATGCTTCCTTGTATAGGCTTAGCCATGAAGCTCATGGATGTTTCAGGCAGAAG GCAATTGCTACTTACTACAATTCCCGTGCTGATTGTATCACTGATTATTTTGGTCATTGGAAGCCTAGTAAATTTTGGCAACGTGGCCCATGCGGCAATCTCAACTATATGCGTTGTGGTTTATTTCTGCTGCTTTGTGATGGGTTACGGACCAATTCCAAACATTCTTTGCTCAGAGATTTTCCCCACTAGAGTGCGTGGCCTCTGCATTGCTATATGTGCTCTAGTGTTCTGGATTGGAGACATCATTATCACATACTCGCTGCCTGTGATGCTCAGCTCTTTAGGGCTTGCTGGTGTCTTCGCTATTTATGCCGTCGTTTGTTTCATCTCCTggatatttgtgtttttgaagGTTCCGGAAACAAAGGGCATGCCCCTTGAAGTCATCTCTGAATTCTTTTCTGTTGGTGCAAGGCAGGCTGCTGCGGCCAAGAATGAGTAG
- the LOC108342645 gene encoding protein CUP-SHAPED COTYLEDON 3 — translation MLAMEEVLCELSDHEKRNEQGLPPGFRFHPTDEELITFYLASKVFNGCFTTVKFAEVDLNRCEPWELPDVAKMGEREWYLFSLRDRKYPTGLRTNRATGAGYWKATGKDKEVFSASSGTLLGMKKTLVFYKGRAPRGEKTKWVMHEYRLDGDFSLPHPHPHHISKEEWVICRIFHKSGEKRTPLLQNQGQGHSDASSSPTKSSLPPLLPSPASFPLELQDQNHLSHSHPYLFPLHASPQLTNTRNHPSFSDLFFKPSPLSQQQNCILKEKTAPKVIKTEEATALYQYHLLGDSDNLRLNQNLSDFPNPFADVEVDGAGLMAFAGGPNGEVRDMSPSTAFKRVVGLQQLIDAAHIGIDSWPLAQHV, via the exons ATGCTGGCAATGGAAGAGGTACTGTGTGAACTCAGTGATCATGAAAAGAGAAACGAGCAAGGTCTGCCACCGGGTTTCAGGTTTCACCCCACTGATGAAGAACTTATAACCTTTTACCTCGCTTCAAAAGTCTTCAATGGCTGCTTCACCACCGTCAAGTTTGCCGAGGTTGATCTCAATAGATGCGAGCCTTGGGAACTTCCAG ATGTGGCGAAGATGGGAGAGAGAGAGTGGTATCTGTTCAGCTTGAGGGACAGAAAATACCCCACTGGACTGAGAACAAACAGGGCCACAGGAGCTGGGTACTGGAAAGCCACTGGGAAGGACAAGGAAGTGTTCAGTGCATCAAGTGGAACCCTACTTGGGATGAAGAAGACCCTTGTTTTTTACAAAGGAAGGGCCCCTCGTGGAGAAAAGACCAAATGGGTCATGCATGAGTACCGTTTGGACGGTGACTTTTCCCTTCCTCACCCTCACCCTCATCACATCTCAAAG GAGGAGTGGGTGATATGCAGGATATTTCATAAATCCGGGGAAAAGAGAACTCCATTGCTCCAAAACCAAGGACAAGGACATTCAgatgcttcttcttctccaacaaaAAGTTCTTTACCTCCTTTACTTCCCAGCCCAGCTTCCTTTCCGTTGGAACTACAAGACCAAAATCACCTCTCTCATTCTCACCCTTATCTTTTCCCATTGCATGCATCACCGCAACTCACTAACACCAGAAACCATCCATCATTTTCTGACCTATTCTTCAAGCCCTCGCCCCTCTCACAGCAACAAAACTGCATCCTCAAGGAAAAAACAGCTCCAAAAGTAATCAAAACGGAGGAGGCTACAGCATTGTATCAGTACCATTTACTAGGTGACAGTGACAACCTGCGGTTAAACCAAAACCTAAGTGATTTCCCAAACCCTTTCGCTGATGTTGAGGTGGATGGTGCTGGGCTGATGGCATTCGCAGGAGGTCCAAATGGTGAAGTTAGGGACATGTCCCCTTCGACAGCCTTCAAAAGGGTGGTAGGGTTGCAGCAGCTCATAGATGCTGCTCATATCGGAATAGATTCTTGGCCCCTGGCCCAGCATGTTTAA